A stretch of Thermithiobacillus tepidarius DSM 3134 DNA encodes these proteins:
- the tldD gene encoding metalloprotease TldD has protein sequence MTASALELARATLLEPAQISDSALEQVFTALSHRALDDADLYFQYSRTEGFSLEEGQVKSGSHSIEQGVGVRAISGERQGFAYSDEIVLPALTQAAEAARAISRQGAESRVPMWQRRQGLALYQPMDPLASLPDEDKIRLLERVEAEAKRYDPRITQVMASLAAKFETVLVARLDGSMAADVRPLVRLSVVAIAEENGRREQGSSGGGARAGYEFFLEADRALEYAREAARQAIVNLGAGEAPAGSMDVVLGPGWPGILLHEAIGHGLEGDFNRKGTSAFSGRVGERVAAPGVTVVDDGTLPGRRGSLNVDDEGTPSQCTVLIEDGILKGYMQDTLNARLMGVAPTGNGRRESYAHLPMPRMTNTYMRNGSHDPAEIIKSVKRGLYAVNFGGGQVDITSGKFVFSASEAYLIEDGKVTRPVKGATLIGNGPDVLTRVEMVGNDLSLDSGVGTCGKEGQGVPVGVGQPTLKIRDLTVGGTQGG, from the coding sequence ATGACCGCATCCGCTCTCGAACTGGCCCGCGCCACCCTCCTGGAACCGGCGCAGATCAGCGATTCCGCCCTGGAACAGGTCTTCACCGCCCTCTCCCACCGCGCTCTGGACGATGCCGATCTGTACTTCCAGTACAGCCGCACCGAGGGCTTCAGCCTGGAGGAAGGGCAGGTGAAGTCGGGCAGCCATTCCATCGAGCAGGGGGTGGGCGTACGCGCCATCAGCGGCGAGCGCCAGGGCTTCGCCTACTCGGACGAGATCGTGCTGCCGGCCCTGACCCAGGCCGCCGAGGCGGCGCGCGCCATCAGCCGCCAGGGCGCCGAGAGCCGGGTGCCGATGTGGCAGCGCCGCCAGGGCTTGGCGCTCTACCAGCCCATGGACCCGCTCGCCTCCCTGCCCGACGAGGACAAGATCCGCCTGCTGGAACGGGTGGAGGCCGAGGCCAAGCGCTACGATCCGCGCATCACCCAGGTGATGGCGAGCCTGGCCGCCAAGTTCGAGACGGTGCTGGTGGCGCGCCTGGATGGCAGCATGGCCGCCGACGTGCGTCCGCTGGTGCGCCTGAGCGTGGTGGCCATCGCCGAGGAAAACGGCCGCCGCGAGCAGGGCTCGTCGGGCGGCGGCGCGCGGGCGGGCTACGAGTTCTTCCTGGAAGCCGACCGCGCGCTCGAATACGCCCGCGAGGCGGCGCGCCAGGCAATCGTCAACCTGGGCGCCGGCGAGGCGCCGGCCGGGTCCATGGACGTGGTGCTCGGCCCCGGCTGGCCCGGCATCCTGCTGCACGAGGCCATCGGCCACGGCCTGGAGGGGGACTTCAACCGCAAGGGCACCAGCGCCTTTTCCGGGCGCGTCGGCGAGCGGGTGGCCGCCCCGGGCGTGACGGTGGTGGACGACGGCACCCTGCCCGGCCGGCGCGGCAGCCTGAACGTCGATGACGAGGGCACGCCCAGCCAGTGCACCGTGCTGATCGAGGACGGCATCCTCAAGGGCTACATGCAGGATACCCTGAACGCCCGCCTGATGGGCGTGGCCCCCACCGGCAACGGCCGGCGCGAATCCTACGCCCACCTGCCCATGCCGCGCATGACCAACACCTACATGCGCAACGGCAGCCATGATCCCGCCGAGATCATCAAGAGCGTCAAGCGCGGGCTCTACGCGGTGAATTTCGGCGGCGGCCAGGTGGACATCACCAGCGGCAAGTTCGTGTTTTCGGCGAGCGAGGCCTATCTCATCGAGGACGGCAAGGTCACGCGGCCGGTCAAGGGCGCCACGCTGATCGGCAACGGGCCGGACGTGCTCACCCGGGTGGAGATGGTGGGCAACGACCTGTCCCTGGACAGCGGCGTGGGCACCTGCGGCAAGGAAGGCCAGGGGGTGCCGGTGGGCGTGGGCCAGCCGACGCTGAAGATCCGTGACCTGACTGTGGGCGGCACCCAGGGCGGCTAG
- a CDS encoding non-ribosomal peptide synthetase: protein MESSLRPQESDPNTIATPHASSVPNHHEVPARTKQHRSATPLDRGLHELFEAQVRRTPAATAVVCADQRLDYAELNRRANRLAHRLQAQGLGPEDRVGVCLPRSVDLLVAVLGVLKAGAAYVPLDPSYPPERLAFMCRDAGIGLLLTHGHLRARLPQGPTTQCLDDPALLAGQPEHDPARPCAPDQLAYVIYTSGSTGQPKGVAIEHRGAVNTVLDINQLFGVGPDDRILAVSSLSFDLSVYDIFGGLAAGARVVVPPPSDTPDPAAWLDCLERERITFWNSAPPLLEMLVQHCSGRDVQLPQLRLALLSGDWIAPSLPARARALAPNVRVISLGGATEASIWSIAYPIDAVDPAWTSIPYGKPLANQRFHVLDPQGLPLPVGVPGELHIGGIGVAREYLNRPELNAEKYLPDPFQPGGRLYRTGDRGRYLPDGNIEFLGRIDHQVKIRGFRIETGEIESTLVRHPAVRDCVVLAVDDPAGGKRLAAYFTCDGAAPSAAALRAFLQERLPEYMVPAALVHLDALPLSPNGKVDRKALPAPDATLEARTDFVAPRDAVEQQLAQIWAELLGTGQVGVRDNFFALGGHSLMATQLTARVRAAFQVELPLHKLFEAPTVAGLAETITGLRGQKPDKSGRMAELMKKLEHLSDDEINALLQEKKRSV, encoded by the coding sequence ATGGAATCGAGTTTGCGCCCTCAGGAGTCCGACCCAAACACCATTGCGACACCGCACGCAAGCTCTGTCCCTAACCATCACGAAGTTCCCGCCCGCACCAAGCAACACCGCTCTGCAACGCCGCTGGACCGTGGCCTGCATGAGCTTTTCGAGGCCCAGGTCCGGCGCACGCCGGCGGCCACCGCCGTGGTCTGCGCCGACCAGCGCCTGGACTATGCCGAGCTCAACCGCCGCGCCAACCGGCTGGCCCACCGCCTCCAGGCCCAGGGCCTCGGCCCCGAGGACCGGGTCGGCGTCTGCCTGCCGCGCTCGGTGGACCTGCTCGTCGCCGTGCTCGGCGTGCTCAAGGCCGGCGCCGCCTACGTGCCGCTCGACCCCAGCTACCCGCCCGAGCGCCTGGCCTTCATGTGCCGCGATGCCGGCATCGGCCTGCTGCTCACCCACGGCCATCTGCGCGCCCGCCTGCCCCAGGGCCCGACCACCCAGTGCCTGGACGATCCCGCGCTCCTGGCCGGCCAGCCCGAGCACGATCCCGCGCGGCCCTGCGCCCCCGACCAGCTCGCCTACGTCATCTACACCTCAGGCTCCACCGGCCAGCCCAAGGGCGTCGCCATCGAACACCGGGGCGCGGTGAACACCGTGCTGGACATCAACCAGCTCTTCGGCGTCGGGCCCGACGACCGCATCCTGGCGGTGTCGTCGCTCAGCTTCGACCTGTCCGTCTACGACATCTTCGGCGGCCTGGCCGCTGGCGCCCGGGTGGTCGTGCCGCCGCCCTCGGACACGCCGGACCCGGCCGCCTGGCTGGACTGCCTGGAACGCGAGCGGATCACCTTCTGGAACTCGGCGCCGCCCCTGCTGGAGATGCTGGTGCAGCACTGCAGCGGCCGCGACGTGCAGTTGCCGCAACTGCGCCTGGCGCTCTTGAGCGGCGACTGGATCGCCCCATCCCTGCCGGCGCGCGCCCGTGCCCTGGCGCCGAACGTGCGGGTGATCAGCCTGGGCGGCGCCACCGAAGCCTCCATCTGGTCGATCGCCTACCCCATCGATGCGGTGGACCCGGCCTGGACCAGCATCCCTTACGGCAAGCCCCTGGCCAACCAGCGCTTCCACGTGCTGGATCCCCAGGGCCTGCCGCTGCCGGTGGGCGTGCCGGGCGAGCTCCATATCGGCGGCATCGGCGTGGCGCGCGAGTACCTCAACCGCCCCGAGCTCAATGCCGAGAAATATCTCCCCGATCCCTTCCAGCCGGGCGGCCGCCTGTACCGCACCGGCGACCGCGGACGCTATCTGCCGGACGGCAACATCGAGTTCCTCGGCCGCATCGACCATCAGGTGAAGATCCGCGGCTTCCGCATCGAGACCGGCGAGATCGAAAGCACCCTGGTCCGCCACCCCGCCGTCCGCGACTGCGTGGTGCTGGCCGTGGACGATCCGGCGGGCGGCAAGCGCCTGGCGGCCTACTTCACCTGCGACGGCGCAGCGCCGTCCGCCGCGGCGCTGCGCGCCTTCCTGCAGGAGCGGCTGCCGGAGTACATGGTGCCGGCTGCGCTCGTGCACCTGGATGCTCTGCCCCTCTCGCCCAACGGCAAGGTGGACCGCAAGGCGCTGCCCGCCCCGGACGCCACCTTGGAGGCACGCACGGATTTCGTGGCGCCGCGCGATGCGGTGGAGCAGCAGTTGGCCCAGATCTGGGCCGAACTGCTGGGGACCGGACAGGTGGGCGTGCGCGACAACTTCTTCGCGCTCGGCGGCCACTCCCTCATGGCCACACAGCTCACCGCCCGGGTACGCGCGGCCTTCCAGGTCGAGCTGCCGTTGCACAAGCTCTTCGAGGCGCCCACGGTGGCCGGGTTGGCGGAGACGATTACCGGCTTGCGCGGTCAAAAGCCGGACAAGAGCGGACGCATGGCCGAACTGATGAAGAAGCTGGAGCACCTCTCGGACGACGAAATCAACGCCCTGCTGCAGGAAAAGAAGAGGAGCGTCTAA